In Phacochoerus africanus isolate WHEZ1 chromosome 2, ROS_Pafr_v1, whole genome shotgun sequence, one DNA window encodes the following:
- the CCR6 gene encoding C-C chemokine receptor type 6, with the protein MTAEPMNSTGVYDAGEDYFASVNSSDYLLDDESFLCSLQEVRKFSVLFVPLAYSLICVSGLLGNVLVVVTFAFYKKAKSMTDVYLLNMAVADILFVLTLPFWAVNHATGEWIFSNAMCKLTRGIYAVNFNCGMLLLTCISLDRYIAIVQATKSFRLRSRALAHHKAICFAVWAVSILISSSTFTFNQKYKLQGSDVCEPRYHSVSEPLRWKLLVLGLQLLFGFFIPLVFMIFCYMFIVKTLVQAQNSKRHKAIRVILAVVLVFLACQIPHNMVLLVTAVNLGRTDRSCGSERALGYARNITEVLAFLHCCLNPVLYAFIGQKFRSYFLKIMKDLWCVRRKQKAPGFSCSRLHSETSTFRQNSETPDNDNPSSFTM; encoded by the exons ATGACAGCG GAACCGATGAACTCCACGGGCGTCTACGATGCGGGTGAGGATTACTTCGCGTCGGTGAACAGCTCGGATTACCTACTGGACGACGAGAGCTTCCTGTGCTCCCTGCAGGAGGTCCGGAAGTTCTCGGTGCTGTTTGTGCCGCTCGCTTACTCCCTGATATGCGTCTCGGGCCTCCTGGGCAACGTGCTGGTGGTGGTCACCTTCGCGTTCTACAAGAAAGCCAAGTCCATGACGGACGTGTACCTCCTGAACATGGCCGTCGCCGACATCCTCTTTGTCCTCACGCTCCCGTTCTGGGCCGTCAACCACGCCACCGGGGAGTGGATTTTCAGCAACGCCATGTGCAAACTGACGCGGGGCATCTACGCCGTCAACTTCAACTGCGGGATGCTGCTCTTGACCTGCATCAGCCTGGACCGCTACATCGCCATCGTGCAGGCCACCAAGTCCTTCCGGCTGCGCTCCAGAGCCTTAGCGCACCACAAAGCCATCTGCTTCGCCGTGTGGGCCGTGTCCATCCTCATCTCCAGCTCCACCTTCACCTTCAACCAGAAGTACAAGCTGCAGGGCAGCGACGTGTGCGAGCCCCGGTACCACAGCGTCTCGGAGCCGCTGCGGTGGAAGCTGCTCgtgctggggctgcagctgctcttCGGCTTCTTCATCCCCCTGGTGTTCATGATATTTTGCTACATGTTCATCGTCAAGACCTTGGTGCAGGCCCAGAATTCCAAGAGGCACAAGGCCATCCGCGTGATCCTGGCGGTGGTGCTCGTGTTCCTGGCCTGCCAGATCCCCCACAACATGGTGCTGCTGGTGACGGCCGTCAACCTGGGCAGGACCGACCGGTCCTGCGGCAGCGAGAGGGCGCTGGGCTACGCCCGGAACATCACCGAGGTCCTGGCGTTCCTGCACTGCTGCCTCAACCCGGTGCTCTACGCCTTCATCGGGCAGAAGTTCCGGAGCTACTTTCTGAAGATCATGAAAGACCTGTGGTGCGTGCGGCGGAAGCAGAAGGCGCCGGGCTTCTCCTGCTCCCGGCTGCACTCAGAGACCTCCACCTTCCGGCAGAACAGCGAGACCCCGGACAACGACAATCCGTCCTCCTTCACCATGTGA